A stretch of Triticum aestivum cultivar Chinese Spring chromosome 1D, IWGSC CS RefSeq v2.1, whole genome shotgun sequence DNA encodes these proteins:
- the LOC123172825 gene encoding trihelix transcription factor ASIL1: MPSSKASPGARGPWSDGETSALVDAWGPLYLRRDPDPLGVEDWRVVCSAVNAQRAAEGCRFNRTLVQCQKRVYTLKDQYMKELAKGRPASGWRHFARLRAFLAASPPGFVGKRPAASVKKEKAAKTPTASSFKKEKAAKTPTASSFKKEKAAKTPTASSFKKEKAAKTPTASSVKEEEEVQEASPGFLATMPATVKNEEVVGCGCELVGRARCCPGAVVTKLAGVYERVQMRRLNVEEKRMEKISCCSLGHKKMKIENPEETDGN; encoded by the coding sequence ATGCCCAGCAGCAAAGCGAGCCCGGGCGCCCGCGGGCCATGGAGCGACGGCGAGACGTCGGCTCTCGTGGACGCCTGGGGCCCGCTGTACCTCCGCCGCGACCCAGACCCCCTCGGCGTGGAGGACTGGCGCGTCGTGTGCAGCGCCGTCAACGCCCAGCGCGCCGCCGAAGGTTGCCGCTTCAACCGCACCCTCGTCCAGTGCCAGAAGCGCGTCTACACTCTCAAGGACCAGTACATGAAGGAGCTCGCCAAGGGGCGGCCGGCGTCGGGGTGGCGCCACTTCGCCCGGCTCCGGGCCTTCCTGGCCGCCTCGCCTCCTGGCTTCGTTGGCAAGAGGCCGGCGGCATCCGTCAAGAAGGAGAAGGCCGCCAAGACGCCGACGGCATCGTCCTTCAAGAAGGAGAAGGCCGCCAAGACGCCGACGGCATCGTCCTTCAAGAAGGAGAAGGCCGCCAAGACGCCGACGGCATCGTCCTTCAAGAAGGAGAAGGCCGCCAAGACGCCGACGGCATcgtccgtcaaggaggaggaggaggtgcaggaGGCGAGCCCCGGCTTCCTGGCAACGATGCCGGCGACCGTCAAGAATGAGGAGGTGGTCGGCTGTGGTTGTGAGTTGGTTGGGAGAGCGAGGTGTTGTCCGGGGGCGGTGGTGACGAAGCTTGCGGGGGTGTATGAACGCGTGCAGATGAGGAGGCTCAACGTCGAGGAGAAGAGGATGGAGAAGATCTCATGTTGCAGCCTGGGacacaagaagatgaagatcgagAATCCGGAGGAAACTGACGGCAACTAA
- the LOC123172816 gene encoding interactor of constitutive active ROPs 1-like — translation MREQLAAAEKARKDARGAFAEAKKRFAANAKKREAAAPAPVEQDTNVRPPEQRQQEEEAEVVADDVANGDGEERRGMVDPEHNESRVEEVAEKTTDNGHEVSNSIAVVGDDGGGNEGNPEADQLWSKLVAKDREVYELRAKLMLKDMEVDELRLELTAKDANIGMLTAELVAKDAEFAALRAENAELTKTASDAADAGRKTTAAKAREAERALMDSAARESRLAERLRESERAREALEAEARRIRVQSEQWRKAAEEAAAVLGGAGHHVGAEETDEDKQRDAGDGGSGGKRKPAGGAVRLLADLWKKRASK, via the coding sequence ATGCGGGAGCAGCTCGCAGCCGCCGAGAAGGCCAGGAAGGACGCGCGCGGCGCCTTCGCCGAGGCCAAGAAGCGGTTCGCCGCGAACGCAAAGAAGAGGGAAGCCGCCGCTCCGGCGCCGGTCGAACAGGATACCAATGTGCGGCCGCCAGAACAGAGGCAGCAGGAAGAGGAGGCAGAAGTTGTCGCGGACGACGTTGCAAATGGTGACGGCGAGGAGAGAAGAGGCATGGTCGACCCCGAGCACAATGAGTCCCGGGTTGAGGAGGTGGCCGAGAAGACGACTGATAATGGCCATGAGGTGAGCAACAGTATTGCCGTCGTTGGAGACGACGGTGGTGGCAACGAGGGAAACCCGGAGGCCGACCAGCTGTGGAGCAAGCTTGTGGCGAAAGACAGGGAGGTGTACGAGCTGAGGGCGAAGCTGATGCTGAAGGACATGGAGGTCGACGAGCTGAGATTGGAGCTGACGGCGAAGGACGCGAACATCGGCATGCTGACGGCAGAGCTGGTCGCAAAGGATGCCGAGTTCGCCGCTCTCAGAGCCGAGAACGCCGAGCTCACGAAGACGGCCTCCGACGCCGCCGATGCCGGCAGGAAGACGACGGCCGCGAAGGCGAGGGAAGCCGAGCGCGCGCTGATGGACAGCGCGGCGCGGGAGTCCCGGCTAGCCGAGCGACTGAGGGAGTCGGAGCGTGCGCGGGAGGCGCTGGAGGCCGAGGCGCGCCGCATCCGCGTCCAGAGCGAGCAGTGGCGCAAGGCGGCCGAGGAGGCCGCGGCGGTGCTCGGCGGCGCGGGTCACCACGTTGGCGCGGAGGAGACGGACGAGGACAAGCAGCGGGACGCGGGAGACGGGGGCTCCGGTGGGAAGAGGAAGCCGGCCGGCGGCGCCGTGCGGCTGCTCGCCGACCTGTGGAAGAAGAGGGCGTCCAAGTGA